One region of Paraburkholderia phymatum STM815 genomic DNA includes:
- a CDS encoding phage tail protein → MAQMVVSAVGAVVGGVIGFYAGGPSGAVYGAEIGWTLGAVAGSFLIHQHGPQPGDLRVQDSAYGRPIPFVYGMYRVAGNIIWAGQPVADTGGGKGGKSGPGQTKVSMSFAVGLCEGPINGIRRIWANGKLIYDVSNPSNFQAISGSNQMVTNFVVYVGDENQNPDPTMESALGVGNVPPYRGLAYVVFTGLDLSPWGNYLPSLSFEVVQGIAPAYYSASQSTWNYHTDDGTVMVATCLHAGGGEAFGNGYFLGYDGLHVVNLTPDGLVNVGTFHPSPSAALTSAHACGYSDEPGFLGQNGVWYMDDGLCNTNMQSAFVSIGMPTLVSWEDTFNKSGDDIFYTSSYGAGVYHVWRIDMLTGALRATSTISGSMVILGVTASYVYVFLAVGSSGTIYRLNRTTLAVVASWALAPTSGTLVLGHAYNDYRLYVLNGLGHVCLFSTQDGSLTDLGGGPFGNTATTMVTINPNFIVFSRGGVDNIALGYFWLGQADSFTTVGAVVADLCTRAGLTSAQYDVSQLTDNLRGYCVTNHSATRNNLAPLMASYFFDACDVEGLIRFVRRGGASLATVSYSDLGSSTTVGDDQNITPITETITQEIDLPRSLALTYSGMNSDYNPNTQRAFRNVTHSNRDVVMNYPIVMADDEGLMRAQTMLWSAWISRKSFSFTTRIAYLPFEPGDVLTLQGASGQTYTIRIVRCQYDGQGSLIWTAVFEEPDIYPSPSYNVQGGAPAGFSTQQIDYSGPTSLVVLDVPPLRDSDTSAGLYFAACGLAPNWPGCLVDVSRDGSTYAQGFYITTGSVIGYTSNALPTFAGGNQPDELSSVTVVLYSGALSSLSYSDFLAGLNAAYIGGELVYFRNATLIAANTYQLNGFMRGRVGTEAAMSTHAFGDVFLLLDQTKLQQMAINNTDVGSTMYFEPHLLNVFMTQQVTPVKEPVNSARMQPLSPALFKALPGSTASTSDITLSWIRRARVNASWLNGTDVPLDESSESYTLNVINSVGAVVRSITVSGNGSGGSYVYSAANISADGFTSGMVIWFSVQQHSDQGVLGVAAGTSITR, encoded by the coding sequence ATGGCACAGATGGTCGTTTCGGCTGTCGGCGCAGTCGTCGGCGGCGTCATCGGCTTTTACGCTGGCGGGCCCTCGGGCGCGGTGTATGGCGCTGAAATCGGCTGGACGCTCGGCGCTGTCGCGGGCTCGTTTCTCATTCATCAGCACGGCCCGCAGCCCGGCGATCTGCGCGTGCAGGACAGCGCATACGGGCGACCGATACCGTTTGTGTATGGCATGTACCGCGTCGCGGGAAACATCATCTGGGCGGGTCAGCCTGTCGCCGATACGGGCGGCGGCAAAGGCGGCAAGAGCGGGCCCGGCCAGACGAAAGTATCGATGTCTTTCGCGGTCGGTCTGTGTGAAGGGCCGATTAATGGCATCCGTCGCATCTGGGCGAATGGCAAGCTGATTTACGACGTCTCGAACCCGTCGAATTTTCAGGCCATCAGCGGCAGCAACCAGATGGTGACGAACTTCGTCGTGTACGTCGGCGATGAGAACCAGAACCCTGACCCGACGATGGAAAGCGCGCTCGGTGTCGGCAACGTGCCGCCGTATCGCGGGCTCGCCTATGTCGTGTTCACCGGGCTCGATCTGTCGCCGTGGGGCAACTATCTGCCGTCGCTGTCGTTTGAAGTCGTGCAGGGCATCGCGCCTGCGTACTATTCGGCGTCACAAAGCACGTGGAACTATCACACGGACGACGGCACGGTGATGGTCGCGACATGTCTGCATGCTGGCGGCGGCGAAGCGTTCGGGAATGGCTATTTCCTTGGTTACGACGGGCTGCACGTCGTCAACCTGACGCCTGATGGGCTCGTGAATGTCGGCACGTTTCACCCGTCACCCTCTGCCGCGCTCACGTCTGCGCACGCATGCGGCTATTCGGATGAACCGGGTTTTCTCGGGCAAAACGGCGTCTGGTACATGGACGACGGCCTGTGCAATACGAACATGCAGAGCGCGTTCGTAAGCATCGGCATGCCGACGCTCGTCTCATGGGAGGACACATTCAACAAGAGCGGCGACGATATCTTTTATACGTCGAGCTATGGCGCGGGCGTGTATCACGTTTGGCGCATCGACATGCTGACGGGCGCGCTGCGCGCCACGAGCACGATTTCCGGCTCGATGGTCATTCTCGGCGTCACCGCGTCGTATGTGTATGTCTTTCTGGCGGTCGGCAGCAGCGGCACGATCTATCGGCTGAACCGCACGACGCTGGCCGTCGTCGCATCGTGGGCGCTCGCGCCAACGTCGGGCACGCTGGTACTCGGGCACGCCTATAACGACTATCGCCTGTATGTGCTCAATGGTCTCGGTCACGTCTGTCTGTTCTCGACGCAGGACGGCTCACTGACTGACCTCGGCGGGGGTCCGTTCGGCAATACCGCGACGACGATGGTCACGATAAACCCGAATTTCATCGTGTTTTCTCGTGGCGGTGTCGATAACATCGCGCTCGGTTACTTCTGGCTAGGTCAGGCCGATTCCTTTACGACGGTCGGCGCTGTCGTCGCTGATCTATGCACGCGTGCCGGGCTCACGTCGGCGCAATATGACGTGTCGCAACTCACCGACAATCTGCGCGGCTACTGCGTCACGAATCACTCGGCGACGCGAAACAATCTTGCGCCGCTCATGGCGTCGTATTTTTTCGATGCGTGCGACGTTGAGGGGCTGATCCGTTTCGTGCGGCGTGGCGGCGCATCGCTCGCGACCGTGTCTTATTCCGATCTGGGCTCTTCGACGACGGTCGGCGATGACCAGAACATTACGCCCATTACCGAAACCATCACGCAGGAAATCGATCTGCCGCGCTCGCTGGCGCTCACGTATAGCGGCATGAACAGCGATTACAACCCGAACACGCAGCGCGCGTTCCGCAACGTTACGCACTCGAATCGTGATGTGGTGATGAACTACCCCATTGTGATGGCAGACGACGAAGGGCTGATGCGCGCGCAGACGATGCTTTGGTCCGCGTGGATCAGTCGCAAGTCGTTTTCCTTTACGACGCGCATCGCGTATCTGCCGTTTGAGCCCGGCGACGTGCTCACGCTGCAAGGCGCAAGCGGACAGACGTACACCATCCGCATCGTGCGCTGCCAGTACGACGGGCAAGGCTCGCTGATCTGGACGGCGGTTTTTGAAGAGCCGGACATTTACCCGAGCCCGTCCTATAACGTGCAGGGCGGCGCACCAGCCGGGTTCAGTACACAGCAGATCGATTACAGCGGGCCCACGTCGCTTGTCGTGCTCGACGTGCCGCCGCTGCGTGACAGCGATACGTCGGCAGGGCTGTACTTTGCCGCGTGCGGGCTCGCGCCGAACTGGCCCGGCTGTCTCGTCGATGTCTCGCGCGATGGCTCGACGTATGCGCAAGGCTTCTACATCACGACGGGCTCGGTCATCGGCTACACGAGCAATGCATTGCCGACGTTCGCGGGCGGCAACCAGCCCGACGAACTGAGCAGCGTCACGGTCGTTCTGTATAGCGGCGCGCTGTCGTCGCTCAGTTATTCCGACTTCCTTGCAGGGCTCAATGCAGCCTATATCGGCGGTGAACTCGTCTATTTCCGCAATGCGACGCTGATCGCGGCGAACACCTACCAGCTAAACGGCTTCATGCGTGGGCGCGTCGGCACGGAAGCCGCGATGAGCACGCACGCATTCGGCGATGTGTTCCTGCTGCTCGATCAGACGAAGCTCCAACAGATGGCGATCAATAACACCGACGTCGGAAGCACGATGTATTTCGAGCCGCATCTGCTCAATGTCTTTATGACGCAGCAGGTGACGCCGGTTAAAGAACCCGTCAACTCTGCGCGCATGCAACCGCTGTCGCCTGCGCTCTTTAAAGCGCTGCCGGGCAGCACCGCGAGCACGAGCGATATCACGCTGTCATGGATTCGCCGGGCGCGCGTTAACGCGTCGTGGCTGAATGGGACCGATGTCCCGCTCGACGAGTCGAGCGAGAGCTACACGTTAAACGTCATCAATAGCGTGGGCGCTGTCGTGCGATCGATCACGGTGAGCGGTAACGGCTCGGGCGGCTCTTACGTGTACAGCGCAGCAAACATCAGCGCCGACGGCTTCACGAGCGGCATGGTGATCTGGTTCAGCGTGCAACAGCACAGCGATCAGGGCGTGCTCGGCGTCGCTGCTGGTACGTCCATCACGAGGTAA